The Manihot esculenta cultivar AM560-2 chromosome 1, M.esculenta_v8, whole genome shotgun sequence genome has a window encoding:
- the LOC110620746 gene encoding probable indole-3-pyruvate monooxygenase YUCCA10, producing MQEPVVIIVGAGPSGLATTACLNQHSIPHIILEREDCFASLWKKFTYDRLHLHLKKQFCELPHLPFPASFPTYPSKDHFIKYLDHYVSHFKISPIYKRCVESTSYDEATKKWTVIARNVSSGETEEYAARFLVVATGEASNAFIPEVGGLNTFTGDVLHSTQFRTGKAYKDKNVLVVGSGNSGMEIALDLANNGARTSIVVRSPVHVLSREMVYLGLVMLKYFSLGMVDSSMVLLSKIVYGDLRNYGMSRATEGPFFMKVAYGKYPIFDVGTFSKIKSGQIQVLPAIQNIRGNEVVFENGKSHSFDTIIFCTGFKRSTNKWLKGDDYLLNEDGIPKPRYPNHWKGKKGLYCIGLSRRGLYGASADAQNTSDDIKSLL from the exons ATGCAAGAACCTGTAGTAATCATAGTAGGAGCTGGCCCCTCCGGCCTAGCCACTACGGCATGCCTGAACCAGCATTCGATCCCTCATATCATCCTCGAAAGAGAAGATTGTTTCGCTTCGCTTTGGAAGAAATTTACATATGATCGTCTACATCTTCACTTGAAAAAGCAATTCTGCGAGCTACCTCACTTGCCTTTCCCTGCCTCCTTTCCCACTTATCCCTCTAAGGATCATTTCATCAAATACCTTGATCACTATGTTTCCCATTTCAAGATTTCTCCTATCTACAAAAGATGTGTGGAGTCGACCAGCTACGATGAAGCTACCAAGAAATGGACGGTTATTGCCAGGAATGTGAGTTCCGGTGAAACTGAGGAATACGCCGCTAGGTTTTTGGTGGTGGCCACTGGAGAAGCTTCCAATGCTTTCATACCTGAGGTTGGAGGATTGAATACTTTCACAGGTGATGTTCTGCACTCTACCCAGTTCAGAACTGGCAAGGCTTACAAAGACAAGAACGTTTTGGTTGTTGGGTCTGGTAATTCTGGCATGGAGATTGCTCTAGACCTAGCAAACAACGGTGCCAGAACATCCATCGTTGTCCGAAGCCCG GTGCACGTTCTATCTAGGGAGATGGTGTACTTGGGGTTGGTTATGTTGAAGTACTTTTCATTGGGCATGGTGGACTCCTCGATGGTGTTGCTTAGCAAGATCGTGTATGGAGACTTGAGAAATTATGGGATGAGTAGGGCCACGGAGGGTCCCTTTTTCATGAAAGTTGCTTACGGCAAGTATCCCATTTTTGACGTGGGTACCTTCAGTAAGATTAAGTCCGGACAGATTCAG GTCTTGCCTGCAATACAAAACATAAGAGGCAATGAGGTAGTCTTTGAGAATGGCAAGTCACATTCGTTTGATACGATAATTTTTTGTACTGGATTCAAGAGATCAACAAACAAATGGTTGAAG GGAGATGATTATCTTTTGAATGAGGATGGAATTCCGAAGCCACGTTATCCCAATCACTGGAAGGGAAAGAAGGGTTTATATTGTATTGGATTGTCAAGGAGAGGGTTGTATGGAGCCAGTGCAGATGCACAAAACACGTCTGACGACATCAAATCACTTCTGTGA
- the LOC110621761 gene encoding protein NETWORKED 3C, whose product MMNKDTSHWWWFESHQNSKRSPWLQSTLGELERKTKAMLKLIEEDADSFAERAEMYYEKRPQLISMVEDFYRTHRSLAEKYDQLKSDSGNRLITTLGSPFSIKYQQQKLMGGMDETYGGHSETYDPEDSAESEVEDPEQEVEIVCEEEMGEVEDPEEKLETSEIEVSGAVFNDEVMRMQEELERLVEEKRIWREQLLQKDEEKREVIRQLSLAIEVLKLENVQLRKHVARGSTKKTSLFELKKLKEVFSWKLFNGFSESRGRGSVVAT is encoded by the exons ATGATGAACAAAGATACATCGCACTGGTGGTGGTTTGAGAGCCACCAGAACTCCAAGCGCTCTCCATGGCTACAATCTACTCTTGGCG AGCTAGAGAGGAAGACAAAGGCAATGCTGAAATTGATAGAGGAAGATGCAGATTCGTTTGCAGAACGTGCAGAGATGTATTATGAGAAAAGGCCACAGCTGATTAGCATGGTTGAAGATTTTTACAGGACACATCGATCATTAGCAGAGAAATATGATCAACTCAAATCTGATTCAGGAAATCGCCTTATAACAACATTGGGTTCCCCGTTTTCAATCAAATATCAGCAACAGAAGTTAATGGGTGGGATGGATGAAACCTATGGTGGCCATTCTGAAACATACGACCCAGAGGACTCTGCTGAGTCTGAAGTGGAAGATCCTGAACAGGAAGTGGAAATTGTATGCGAAGAAGAAATGGGAGAAGTTGAGGATCCTGAAGAGAAATTAGAAACTAGTGAAATTGAAGTTTCAGGTGCAGTCTTTAATGATGAGGTGATGAGGATGCAGGAAGAACTAGAAAGACTCGTAGAAGAGAAGAGGATTTGGAGGGAACAACTTCTGCAGAAAGATGAAGAGAAGAGAGAGGTTATAAGACAACTAAGTTTGGCTATAGAAGTGCTTAAGCTAGAAAATGTGCAGCTCAGGAAGCATGTAGCAAGAGGCTCTACCAAGAAAACGagcctttttgagttgaagaaATTGAAGGAGGTGTTTTCATGGAAGCTTTTCAATGGCTTTTCAGAATCTCGGGGTCGTGGGAGTGTTGTAGCTACTTAG
- the LOC110612195 gene encoding protein TRANSPORT INHIBITOR RESPONSE 1, with amino-acid sequence MLRMARSFPEEVLEHVFSFIHSDKDRNAISMVCKSWYDIERWCRRRIFVGNCYAVSPPMVIRRFPELRSIELKGKPHFADFNLVPDGWGGYVYPWIAAIATAYPWLEEISLKRMVVTDETLELIAKSFKNFKVLVLSSCEGFSTHGLAAIASNCRNLRELDLRESEVDDPSGHWLSHFPDSFTSLVSLNISCLGSEVSLSALEHLVGRCPNLRTLRLNRSVPLDRLANILRRAPQLVELGTGTYSAELRPDVFSSLAGAFSGCKELKSLSGFWDVVPGYLPAIYPVCSSLTSLNLSYATIQSPDLVKLVSPCQSLQRLWVLDYIEDIGLEAIAAFCKDLQELRVFPSDPFALEPNVSLTEHGLVSVSEGCPKLHSVLYFCRQMTNDALVTIARNCPKMTRFRLCIIEPRTPDYITLQPLDDGFGAIVEHCKDLQRLSLSGLLTDRVFEYIGTHAKKLEMLSIAFAGDSDLGLHHVLYGCENLRKLEIRDCPFGDKALLANAAKLETMRSLWMSSCSVSFGACKLLGQKMPSLNVEVIDERGPPDSRPESCPVEKLYVYRTVAGPRFDMPGFVWTMDEDSALRFS; translated from the exons ATGTTGAGAATGGCGAGGTCGTTCCCTGAGGAGGTGCTGGAGCACGTGTTCTCATTCATACACAGCGACAAGGACCGGAACGCGATTTCGATGGTGTGCAAGTCCTGGTACGATATAGAGAGGTGGTGCAGGAGGAGGATTTTCGTCGGAAACTGTTATGCGGTTAGTCCGCCAATGGTGATTCGGAGATTTCCCGAGTTGAGATCGATTGAGCTCAAAGGGAAGCCTCACTTCGCTGACTTCAATCTGGTCCCCGACGGTTGGGGTGGTTATGTTTACCCGTGGATCGCGGCCATAGCTACAGCATACCCCTGGCTCGAGGAGATCAGTTTGAAGAGAATGGTGGTTACCGATGAGACTTTAGAGCTGATTGCTAAGTCCTTTAAGAATTTCAAGGTTTTGGTGCTCTCTTCCTGTGAGGGTTTCTCTACTCATGGACTTGCTGCCATTGCTTCCAATTGCAG GAATCTGAGGGAGCTGGATTTGCGGGAGAGTGAGGTGGATGATCCTAGTGGGCATTGGTTGAGCCACTTTCCTGACTCATTCACGTCACTGGTGTCCCTTAACATTTCCTGCTTAGGGTCTGAGGTGAGTTTATCAGCCCTGGAGCACCTGGTGGGTCGGTGCCCCAATTTGAGGACTCTTCGGCTCAACCGTTCAGTGCCTCTTGACAGGCTTGCTAACATACTCCGCAGGGCACCCCAGCTGGTAGAGTTGGGCACAGGCACCTACTCAGCTGAGCTGCGGCCTGATGTTTTCTCAAGCCTAGCTGGGGCCTTTTCTGGGTGCAAGGAACTAAAAAGTTTATCTGGGTTTTGGGATGTGGTCCCAGGTTACCTTCCAGCGATTTACCCTGTTTGTTCAAGCCTAACATCATTGAACTTGAGCTATGCCACTATCCAAAGCCCTGATCTTGTTAAGCTTGTTAGTCCGTGTCAAAGTTTGCAGCGCTTGTGG GTACTGGATTACATTGAGGATATTGGACTTGAAGCTATTGCAGCATTTTGCAAGGACCTGCAAGAGTTGAGGGTGTTCCCATCTGATCCATTTGCCTTGGAACCAAACGTATCCTTGACAGAACACGGCCTCGTCTCTGTTTCTGAGGGCTGTCCTAAGCTCCATTCTGTTTTGTACTTTTGCCGCCAAATGACTAACGATGCCTTGGTAACAATTGCCAGGAACTGTCCAAAAATGACTCGCTTTCGACTTTGTATTATTGAACCACGAACCCCTGATTATATAACCCTTCAGCCATTGGATGATGGTTTTGGAGCTATTGTTGAACATTGCAAGGACCTCCAGCGCCTTTCTCTGTCAGGTCTCCTCACTGATCGTGTGTTTGAATATATTGGAACTCATGCCAAAAAGCTAGAGATGCTATCTATTGCTTTTGCTGGAGATAGTGATCTGGGACTCCACCATGTGCTATATGGGTGTGAAAACCTTCGCAAACTAGAGATTCGAGATTGCCCCTTTGGGGACAAGGCTCTTTTGGCCAATGCTGCAAAGCTGGAGACAATGCGATCCCTTTGGATGTCTTCTTGCTCAGTGAGTTTTGGTGCATGTAAGCTACTAGGTCAGAAGATGCCTAGCCTCAATGTTGAAGTTATTGATGAGAGGGGACCTCCAGATTCAAGACCAGAAAGTTGTCCTGTAGAGAAACTTTACGTTTATAGGACTGTTGCTGGGCCTCGATTTGACATGCCTGGTTTCGTTTGGACAATGGATGAAGATTCTGCATTGAGGTTTTCTTGA
- the LOC110612170 gene encoding sodium/hydrogen exchanger 2 isoform X2, with amino-acid sequence MNESITALFIGLCTGLIILLITKGKSSRLFLFNEELFFIYVLPPIIFNAGFQVKKKQFFRNFMTIILFGAVGTLISFIIISLGSVQLFNKLNIGFLDTRDYLALGAIFSATDSVCTLQVLNQEETPLLYSLVFGEGVVNDATSVVLFNAIQRFDLSHINSSTAMHLFGNFLYLFATSTLLGLAVGLVSAYIIKKLYFGRHSTDREVALMILMAYLSYIMSELFDLSAILTVFFCGIVMSHYTWHNVTESSRVTTKHTFATLSFIAEIFIFLYVGMDALDIEKWKFVSKSPGTSIGVSSILLGLVLVGRAAFIFPLSFVSNLTRKSQSDKIGLKQQVVMWWAGLMRGAVSMALAYNQFTKSGHTQLPGNAFMITSTISVVLFSTVVFGLLTKTLIKVLLPKTHSSNAVISELADSVDSKSLALPLLSSSRGKERESEVGRDRDNIPRPTSLRMLLSTPTHTVHYYWRKFDDAIMRPVFGGRGFTPHVPGSPTEGYLR; translated from the exons ATGAACGAGTCAATAACGGCCCTTTTCATT GGTCTCTGTACTGGGCTTATTATCCTGCTAATCACTAAAGGGAAAAGCTCTCGCCTTTTTCTATTCAATGAAGAGCTTTTCTTTATATATGTTCTTCCACCTATCATATTCAATGCTGG GTTCCAGGTAAAAAAGAAGCAGTTTTTTCGAAACTTTATGACAATCATATTATTTGGTGCTGTTGGGACTTTAATATCCTTTATCATCATATCATTGG GCTCAGTGCAGTTATTCAACAAATTAAATATTGGTTTCTTGGACACGAGGGATTATCTAg CACTGGGAGCAATTTTTTCAGCGACAGATTCTGTTTGCACTCTGCAG GTGCTCAATCAGGAAGAAACACCTTTGCTTTATAGTCTAGTCTTTGGCGAAGGCGTGGTAAATGATGCCACCTCTGTTGTGCTCTTCAATGCGATTCAACGATTTGACCTCTCCCACATTAACTCGAGCACGGCTATGCACCTATTTGGcaatttcttatatttatttGCTACCAGCACGTTGCTTGGGTTGGCA GTTGGATTAGTAAGTGCTTATATCATAAAGAAGCTATACTTTGGCAG GCACTCTACTGATCGTGAAGTTGCTCTGATGATTCTCATGGCTTATCTTTCATATATTATGTCTGAA TTGTTCGATTTAAGTGCCATTCTCACCGTGTTCTTCTGTGGGATTGTCATGTCACACTACACCTGGCATAATGTGACTGAAAGTTCAAGAGTCACTACCAA ACACACTTTTGCAACATTGTCATTTATTGCTGAAATTTTCATCTTCCTATATGTTGGTATGGACGCCTTGGACATTGAGAAGTGGAAATTTGTGAGCAAGAG TCCTGGCACATCAATTGGTGTGAGTTCAATACTTCTTGGCCTAGTATTGGTTGGAAGAGCTGCTTTTATATTTCCTTTGTCCTTTGTATCCAATTTGACCAGGAAGTCTCAAAGTGACAAAATTGGATTGAAGCAGCAG GTTGTGATGTGGTGGGCTGGGCTCATGCGAGGAGCTGTATCTATGGCACTCGCTTATAATCAG TTTACCAAGTCAGGGCATACTCAACTGCCAGGAAATGCGTTCATGATAACCAGCACCATTTCAGTTGTTCTTTTCAGTACTGTG GTATTTGGATTATTAACCAAGACTCTAATAAAGGTGTTGTTACCGAAGACACACTCGAGCAATGCAGTAATTTCTGAGTTAGCAGATTCAGTTGATTCAAAGTCTCTTGCTTTACCACTTCTTAGTAGTAGTCGAGGGAAAGAAAGAGAATCGGAAGTGGGTAGGGATAGGGATAATATTCCCCGTCCCACAAGTCTACGCATGCTCCTGTCGACCCCAACGCATACTGTCCATTACTATTGGCGGAAATTTGATGATGCCATCATGCGTCCAGTGTTCGGCGGACGAGGATTTACCCCGCATGTTCCTGGCTCACCAACAGAAGGCTATCTTCGTTGA
- the LOC110612170 gene encoding sodium/hydrogen exchanger 1 isoform X1, giving the protein MEFSLGSVVVRLGLNSGPDEAHVDSITLFVALLCACILIGHLLEKNRWMNESITALFIGLCTGLIILLITKGKSSRLFLFNEELFFIYVLPPIIFNAGFQVKKKQFFRNFMTIILFGAVGTLISFIIISLGSVQLFNKLNIGFLDTRDYLALGAIFSATDSVCTLQVLNQEETPLLYSLVFGEGVVNDATSVVLFNAIQRFDLSHINSSTAMHLFGNFLYLFATSTLLGLAVGLVSAYIIKKLYFGRHSTDREVALMILMAYLSYIMSELFDLSAILTVFFCGIVMSHYTWHNVTESSRVTTKHTFATLSFIAEIFIFLYVGMDALDIEKWKFVSKSPGTSIGVSSILLGLVLVGRAAFIFPLSFVSNLTRKSQSDKIGLKQQVVMWWAGLMRGAVSMALAYNQFTKSGHTQLPGNAFMITSTISVVLFSTVVFGLLTKTLIKVLLPKTHSSNAVISELADSVDSKSLALPLLSSSRGKERESEVGRDRDNIPRPTSLRMLLSTPTHTVHYYWRKFDDAIMRPVFGGRGFTPHVPGSPTEGYLR; this is encoded by the exons ATGGAGTTCAGTTTGGGATCAGTGGTCGTGCGATTGGGATTGAATTCGGGACCTGATGAAGCCCATGTAGATTCTATAACTTTGTTTGTGGCTCTCCTTTGTGCTTGCATTCTCATCGGTCATCTTCTTGAGAAGAATAGATGGATGAACGAGTCAATAACGGCCCTTTTCATT GGTCTCTGTACTGGGCTTATTATCCTGCTAATCACTAAAGGGAAAAGCTCTCGCCTTTTTCTATTCAATGAAGAGCTTTTCTTTATATATGTTCTTCCACCTATCATATTCAATGCTGG GTTCCAGGTAAAAAAGAAGCAGTTTTTTCGAAACTTTATGACAATCATATTATTTGGTGCTGTTGGGACTTTAATATCCTTTATCATCATATCATTGG GCTCAGTGCAGTTATTCAACAAATTAAATATTGGTTTCTTGGACACGAGGGATTATCTAg CACTGGGAGCAATTTTTTCAGCGACAGATTCTGTTTGCACTCTGCAG GTGCTCAATCAGGAAGAAACACCTTTGCTTTATAGTCTAGTCTTTGGCGAAGGCGTGGTAAATGATGCCACCTCTGTTGTGCTCTTCAATGCGATTCAACGATTTGACCTCTCCCACATTAACTCGAGCACGGCTATGCACCTATTTGGcaatttcttatatttatttGCTACCAGCACGTTGCTTGGGTTGGCA GTTGGATTAGTAAGTGCTTATATCATAAAGAAGCTATACTTTGGCAG GCACTCTACTGATCGTGAAGTTGCTCTGATGATTCTCATGGCTTATCTTTCATATATTATGTCTGAA TTGTTCGATTTAAGTGCCATTCTCACCGTGTTCTTCTGTGGGATTGTCATGTCACACTACACCTGGCATAATGTGACTGAAAGTTCAAGAGTCACTACCAA ACACACTTTTGCAACATTGTCATTTATTGCTGAAATTTTCATCTTCCTATATGTTGGTATGGACGCCTTGGACATTGAGAAGTGGAAATTTGTGAGCAAGAG TCCTGGCACATCAATTGGTGTGAGTTCAATACTTCTTGGCCTAGTATTGGTTGGAAGAGCTGCTTTTATATTTCCTTTGTCCTTTGTATCCAATTTGACCAGGAAGTCTCAAAGTGACAAAATTGGATTGAAGCAGCAG GTTGTGATGTGGTGGGCTGGGCTCATGCGAGGAGCTGTATCTATGGCACTCGCTTATAATCAG TTTACCAAGTCAGGGCATACTCAACTGCCAGGAAATGCGTTCATGATAACCAGCACCATTTCAGTTGTTCTTTTCAGTACTGTG GTATTTGGATTATTAACCAAGACTCTAATAAAGGTGTTGTTACCGAAGACACACTCGAGCAATGCAGTAATTTCTGAGTTAGCAGATTCAGTTGATTCAAAGTCTCTTGCTTTACCACTTCTTAGTAGTAGTCGAGGGAAAGAAAGAGAATCGGAAGTGGGTAGGGATAGGGATAATATTCCCCGTCCCACAAGTCTACGCATGCTCCTGTCGACCCCAACGCATACTGTCCATTACTATTGGCGGAAATTTGATGATGCCATCATGCGTCCAGTGTTCGGCGGACGAGGATTTACCCCGCATGTTCCTGGCTCACCAACAGAAGGCTATCTTCGTTGA
- the LOC110612180 gene encoding tubby-like F-box protein 3 isoform X1, giving the protein MSFKSILQDMRGEFGSMSRKGFDVKFGYGMRSRSHRVVQDSSFMPVDAFKQSCWANMPPELLRDVLMRIEASETTWPSLKNVVACAGVCRNWREIMKEIVKTLEESGKLTFPVSLKQPGPRDSLLQCYIKRNRSNQTYYLYLSLNQASNDDGKFLLAARRCRRATCTDYIMSLNCDNLSKGSSTYIGKLRYCQLLDDVTDLFSPCFVSLILWFHFRYNRSNFLGTKFTIYDAQPPISGAKVAKCRSTRIVNMKQVSPTVPAGNYPVAHISYELNVLGSRGPRRMQCVMDAIPASAIEPGGVAPTQTELLHSNLDSFPSIPFFRSKSSRTENFQSGPLAGYKDGMLVLRNKAPRWHEQLQCWCLNFNGRVTVASVKNFQLVASAENGVGRQEHESVVLQFGKVGKDVFTMDYQYPISAFQAFAICLSSFDTKIACE; this is encoded by the exons ATGTCTTTCAAGAGCATACTTCAGGACATGAGGGGTGAGTTCGGTAGTATGTCTAGAAAAGGGTTCGATGTAAAGTTTGGTTATGGAATGCGATCGAGGTCACACAGGGTGGTCCAGGATAGCTCTTTCATGCCTGTTGATGCATTTAAGCAGAGCTGTTGGGCTAACATGCCGCCTGAGCTTTTGAGGGATGTGTTAATGAGAATTGAGGCATCTGAGACTACCTGGCCATCCCTGAAGAATGTCGTTGCTTGTGCTGGTGTCTGCAGAAATTGGAGAGAGATTATGAAAGAAATTGTGAAAACACTGGAAGAATCAGGCAAATTGACATTCCCAGTCTCCTTGAAACAG CCTGGTCCAAGGGACTCTCTTCTTCAATGCTACATCAAACGGAATCGTAGCAATCAAACATATTATCTCTATCTTAGCTTAAATCAAG CATCAAATGACGATGGTAAGTTTCTTCTTGCTGCACGGAGGTGCAGACGGGCTACATGCACAGATTACATAATGTCTTTAAACTGTGACAACTTGTCCAAAGGAAGCAGCACATACATTGGAAAGTTGAGGTATTGTCAGCTATTAGATGATGTGACAGATCTTTTTTCCCCTTGTTTTGTaagtctaattttgtggtttcaTTTCCGTTATAACAGATCCAATTTTCTCGGAACCAAGTTCACAATCTATGATGCACAGCCTCCAATTTCTGGAGCCAAAGTTGCTAAATGTCGCTCCACCAGGATAGTTAACATGAAGCAGGTCTCCCCCACAGTCCCTGCAGGGAACTATCCTGTGGCCCATATCTCCTATGAGTTGAATGTCTTAGGTTCAAG AGGTCCAAGGAGAATGCAATGTGTTATGGATGCCATCCCTGCCTCTGCTATTGAACCTGGTGGAGTGGCCCCTACACAGACTGAATTACTGCATAGCAACTTGGATTCTTTTCCATCAATTCCCTTTTTTAGATCAAAATCCAGTCGCACAGAGAATTTCCAATCTGGTCCTTTGGCTGGCTATAAAGATGGAATGCTAGTGTTAAGGAACAAGGCACCCAGGTGGCATGAACAACTCCAGTGTTGGTGCCTGAACTTCAATGGACGGGTGACAGTTGCTTCAGTTAAGAACTTTCAGCTGGTTGCTTCTGCCGAGAATGGAGTGGGCAGGCAAGAGCATGAGAGCGTAGTACTCCAGTTTGGAAAAGTAGGAAAGGATGTGTTCACCATGGATTATCAATATCCCATCTCTGCTTTCCAGGCATTCGCTATATGTCTTAGCAGCTTTGACACCAAGATCGCATGTGAATGA
- the LOC110612180 gene encoding tubby-like F-box protein 3 isoform X2 translates to MSFKSILQDMRGEFGSMSRKGFDVKFGYGMRSRSHRVVQDSSFMPVDAFKQSCWANMPPELLRDVLMRIEASETTWPSLKNVVACAGVCRNWREIMKEIVKTLEESGKLTFPVSLKQPGPRDSLLQCYIKRNRSNQTYYLYLSLNQASNDDGKFLLAARRCRRATCTDYIMSLNCDNLSKGSSTYIGKLRSNFLGTKFTIYDAQPPISGAKVAKCRSTRIVNMKQVSPTVPAGNYPVAHISYELNVLGSRGPRRMQCVMDAIPASAIEPGGVAPTQTELLHSNLDSFPSIPFFRSKSSRTENFQSGPLAGYKDGMLVLRNKAPRWHEQLQCWCLNFNGRVTVASVKNFQLVASAENGVGRQEHESVVLQFGKVGKDVFTMDYQYPISAFQAFAICLSSFDTKIACE, encoded by the exons ATGTCTTTCAAGAGCATACTTCAGGACATGAGGGGTGAGTTCGGTAGTATGTCTAGAAAAGGGTTCGATGTAAAGTTTGGTTATGGAATGCGATCGAGGTCACACAGGGTGGTCCAGGATAGCTCTTTCATGCCTGTTGATGCATTTAAGCAGAGCTGTTGGGCTAACATGCCGCCTGAGCTTTTGAGGGATGTGTTAATGAGAATTGAGGCATCTGAGACTACCTGGCCATCCCTGAAGAATGTCGTTGCTTGTGCTGGTGTCTGCAGAAATTGGAGAGAGATTATGAAAGAAATTGTGAAAACACTGGAAGAATCAGGCAAATTGACATTCCCAGTCTCCTTGAAACAG CCTGGTCCAAGGGACTCTCTTCTTCAATGCTACATCAAACGGAATCGTAGCAATCAAACATATTATCTCTATCTTAGCTTAAATCAAG CATCAAATGACGATGGTAAGTTTCTTCTTGCTGCACGGAGGTGCAGACGGGCTACATGCACAGATTACATAATGTCTTTAAACTGTGACAACTTGTCCAAAGGAAGCAGCACATACATTGGAAAGTTGAG ATCCAATTTTCTCGGAACCAAGTTCACAATCTATGATGCACAGCCTCCAATTTCTGGAGCCAAAGTTGCTAAATGTCGCTCCACCAGGATAGTTAACATGAAGCAGGTCTCCCCCACAGTCCCTGCAGGGAACTATCCTGTGGCCCATATCTCCTATGAGTTGAATGTCTTAGGTTCAAG AGGTCCAAGGAGAATGCAATGTGTTATGGATGCCATCCCTGCCTCTGCTATTGAACCTGGTGGAGTGGCCCCTACACAGACTGAATTACTGCATAGCAACTTGGATTCTTTTCCATCAATTCCCTTTTTTAGATCAAAATCCAGTCGCACAGAGAATTTCCAATCTGGTCCTTTGGCTGGCTATAAAGATGGAATGCTAGTGTTAAGGAACAAGGCACCCAGGTGGCATGAACAACTCCAGTGTTGGTGCCTGAACTTCAATGGACGGGTGACAGTTGCTTCAGTTAAGAACTTTCAGCTGGTTGCTTCTGCCGAGAATGGAGTGGGCAGGCAAGAGCATGAGAGCGTAGTACTCCAGTTTGGAAAAGTAGGAAAGGATGTGTTCACCATGGATTATCAATATCCCATCTCTGCTTTCCAGGCATTCGCTATATGTCTTAGCAGCTTTGACACCAAGATCGCATGTGAATGA